Genomic segment of Arachis stenosperma cultivar V10309 chromosome 4, arast.V10309.gnm1.PFL2, whole genome shotgun sequence:
AGACATGGGGGAAGTGGAACTCCAACTTGAACATGCACTAAAATCTCAAGAGGAAGCTGATGCCAAGATTTGATAACTAAAGTTTTCTGATGATAGAATATGATCTAACAATAACTAGGATGCATTTCACGTTGGGTTTCAAATGAACTGAATATGtaatttgattgtaatttgtaATTCAATTCATACTAAGTTTATAAATCCATAAAATTTCTAAGGTTCAAAAAGTTATTCCATTCCACAAGCAAGCCAAATACATAGAAGATACTCGATTAGTCAATCACTAATGAGTCGTGTGTTGCAAAAGTCAAAAAGGGAAGGAagaaatttctcttctctttctgtGGAGCTCTAAGGAAATTAAAGTTGATAGTTGTAGGAGGTTGAATAAATATGTTGGATGAAGTTGCATTTAATGCAACACGATAACTATTTAGGGGATATTGGTATGAACACAATGAATATTTACTTATAGGTTGTTATAGCTGAAGCAGAATCACAAAGTCAACTAATGTGGCTTTCGTTTGACTTTGTAGTCATACAAAGACAAAGACTTGCGTTTTAAGCTACCAAGCATATCATGCATTCATATGTTAGTCCAAGACCAATATTCAATCTTGTTCCAAAACACAGCACAAAAAATGGGTGTTCTTTCAGTTTTGTCTTGTTTCATTAAACCATCTTCTGATTCTAATCCAACACTCATGTCAGCAAAACCACCTTCATCCATTGTAAATGAACTTTGCCATCAGTTTTCTCTTGCAGAGATACAAGCAGCAATAGCAAGAAATTCCAACGAGTTTTCGAAACTAGGACAACCCCGTGGATTAAAGAATGTTTTCAAAGGTTATCTGCAGAATAGTAATATCCCAATTGCCATCAAGAGGTGCAGCATTGGATCATTTTCACAGCAGCTGTTCTCAGAGTTCAAGAATGAGATTGTCTTGCTTTGTCAGCTGCACCATCCTAATCTCATGCCTCTAACCGGATTCTGTATCGAAAGAAACAAGTTGATTATCGTGTATGAATACATGTCTAATGGCTCCCTTGTTGATCATCTTCATCATATAAACCATGATCCACTTTCATGGAAGAGGAGGCTTCAAATTTGCATAGGTGTGGCTCGTGGACTTCACTATCTTCACACTGGAGCCAAGCATGTTATCGTCCACCGCCACATTAAGACAAGTAACATTCTTTTGGATGATAACTGGGAGCCTAAAGTTTCAGGTTTGTCACTGTCCAAAAGGGTTCCTCTTAGTATCTCAAAGTCATTGATCAGAGTGGAGTCAGATGTAAAAGGAACATTTGGATATCTTGATCCAGAATATGTAAGAACCGGAATGCTTACCGAAAAATCAGATGTATTTTCATTCGGTGTAGTTTTGTTAGAGGTTGTGAGTACAAGAACAATACAAAAGGAACGTTTGTATAACCAGATTCATTCAATGAAATCATATGCAGAGGAAATTGTTGATCCATTTCTCAAGTCAAAGATTGATCCAGATTGTTGGAGAACTTTTGTTGACATCACTGAGAGATGTTTGGCTGAAGATGGAAGGGAGAGGCCAGACATGGGGGAAGTGGAGTTGGAGCTTGAACATGCACTGCAATTGCAAGAGGAAGCTGATGCCAAGATTATTGGTTCAGAAAATTTTGATAGAatatgattttctttttctgagTTGAATCCTGCCTTGGCTCTTTCTCCACTTCTTTGGAGTTCTATAAtcagaatataaaaaaaaaagctaacatTATTTCAATAACTTTGTGGAAAATTAAGTTGATCCCTTCAAAGTCAAATAAGGAGGCTTCTGATTATGATTTGACAAAAGACGTGTGAACTACCTCATTAGTACAAGAAGATCAAGACTTGGTGTTTCTATGCCATAACTCCTCAATCTCCATcaaaacacaacacagatgggTTTTCCCTTCTTTTCAAGCTTGTCTTGTTTCGGTGACTCAAGTCAAAGGGTGACAAATCCATCTTCTTCTGATCCCACACTCATCTCAACAGAACCACCTTCATCTATCATAACTGAACTCTGCCATCAGTTTACACTTGCAGAGATACAATCAGTGACAAGAAACTTCGAAAAGTCTTTGGGAGAAAGCAGGTTTGGTATTGTTCACAGAGGCTATGTAGGAAATACTTCTAAACCGGTTGCAGTCAAGCAGTATAAGAAGGACTCAGGCTTTGGTTTCTTGGAGTTCAAGAATGAGGTTGTCTTGCTTTCGCAGCTGCACCACCCCAACCTCATCTCTTTGGTTGGGTTTTGCGTAGAAAGAAATGAGTTAATTCTTGTAAATGAGTTGCTTCCTAAGGGTAATCTTTATCATCATCTTCATGGTCGAAACATTCATccacttccatggaagaggagGCTACAGATTTGCATAGGCGTGGCGCGTGGACTTCATTATCTTCACACTGGAGCCAAGTATACTATCATTCACCGCGACATTAAGACAAATAACATTCTTTTGGATGATAACTGGGAGCCTAAAATTTCAGGTTTAACACTGTCCAAAAGAGTATCTCTTAAGAGCTCAAAGTCATTGAAAAGGACTGAGTCAGATATAAAAGGAACATATGGATATAAAGATCCAGAATATGAAAGAACTGGAGTGCTGACTGAAAAATCAGATGTATATTCTTTTGGGGTAGTTCTGTTAGAAGTTGTAAGTGCAAAGCCGCCGCGGGAGATTTACAGGGAATACTTGGAAGACTGCAATCAGTCTCTCGAGTCATATGCAGAGAGAAATGTTGATCGATTTCTTAAGTCAAAGATTGAACCAGATTGTTGGAAAATATTTGTTGACATCACTGAGAGATGCTTGCTTGCAGAGGGGAGGGAGAGGCCAGACATGGGGGAAGTAGAGGTGGAGCTTCAACATGCACTGCAATTTCAGGAGGAAGCTGATAGAATATGATTTGCTTAGTTGGGTTTATTTCATGTATGCATACTTGTAGTTTTGGATGTAGTGAGACTGTTTTTATCTGAATTTTGATTGTCATTTAATCAATTCATGGTGAGTGTTGAACATTTCTCAGTTCTTCTATTTCCAGAACCTGTTTCTCTTtgatccatgattgaaaggaaaTAGAAACAAGAATGCACACAAAGCAGAAGCAAATTTTGCATGAAACATACATATCAGTGCAGTCTTTCTGCCACAATTTTTGTAGTACATTCCAGAAGCAAGCCACAACACATGGAACCAatagtaaaatttttattcatcaaTACAACAGTCATCAATCATAAGATACAGATAGAATACAACAAATTTTGGTTTAGAACTTGAATTTCTGAAGCAAAGGAGCAATGGATGACCCTCTTTCATCACTTGACTGGAAATGGAATCCAAAAAGTTGTAAATATCATGAATATAATGTAATAGCAAAATAactccaatttttttattttaaattaatatagttAAGGAAAAGCtaaaagaaaagatattttgagaGAGACAATCTTACATTATATTTATTCGTTTAGAGTTCAGGCTTATAAGCTCAGTTCAAAAATACAATGGATGGCACATGCTGAACCTTATGGTAGTCCTCTCCATCAGTGGCAAGCCTAGTCTTGAATGATTTAGGCATCCACCTGATCTCTATCTCCCGGAGACCAGAAACAAATTTCAGTCCATCAGGAACAGTCTTTAACTTGTTACAGTCGGATATGCCTAATCGATAAAGATTTGGCATGGCTTGATTCTCCACTGTCCACTCCTCCAAATTAGGCAAGCCGCGAAATACTAAAGATTTCAGTTGAGGAAAACCATTTTGTGAGCATGCCATTTTCTTTCCAATGAACATTTCCCATCCATTCAGGAACTTGAGGTTAGGAAGCTTCTCCAGTGTTACCATTGGATCTTCCATAAGTCTAGAACCCCACAGAGTTAACTTTGCAAGGTGTGGAGGAAATAGGCTTGCTTCCGGCAGCCTCTCGACACGTCCTTCTATCTTCAGTTTCCGGAGGGAAGGACATCCTAGCACCAACTTTTCAAGATTAACTGCCTTATCTGGGAACGACAGCATATCAGTCCTCAAGGACAATGATTCAAGGCATTCCAATCTGTCATTAGGGGGATTGAAAATCTCACAGAACTGCTCAAAGTACCTTGGATCATTTAGTAccaattttctaagttttttCAACTTTAACAGATCTTTTACATTGCATTTGCTAGCAGGAAAATTGACTAATGTCTGTAAGTTGGTCAGATGTTCCAGCTGCAGTTGGTTATCATCATTGCCACACCAGCTGGGAAGATATAAATGTCTCAACCTCTTCAACTTCGATATAACATTTGGAATTTCTACAGTTGAATCCCAGCTCACTTTGCTGACAGTTTGCAAATTCAGGGTCTGCAAATTCTCCAAATTTCCCAACGAAGACGGCAGTATCTGTATGCGAGTTCTTTTTAGGCTCAGAAACTTCAGCCAAATCAAGTTTCCCACTTCTTTAGGCAAGGACTGTCCCTTTTGCCCCTTAATACCTTCAAGGTCTAAAACTCTGAGAAATTTGAACTTAGCAAACAGAACTTTGATTATAGGCCAATCATTCAATCTACATTTCTTTTCATGAAAGTAGAGAAGAGATCTGAGGCGATAATTCACTAGCTCATCATGTGGAATCAACTGATCAACTTGCTGATCCAAGAACACTGCAAGTCTTCGAACTCCACCAGTTTTTCTTGCATCAGAAAGACTAGATGAAGAAGCAGAATTAGTGGTACTATTTTGTTGCACTCCACCAATGATGTAGAGAAATTGTTCCTTGGTGGCCTTTGACAAACACAAATCACGCATTAAATCATGTAGCCGACAGGTTTTAATTGTCCCTGTAGACCCCATCTGACCAACTTGAACCATGCAACGACTGATTAAGTTACCAAGGTAGCGTTCCGCGACATCCTCCATCGTCTCACCCCTTTCATTCTCATACTGAGATGAGACAACACCTTCTGCTACCCACAACTGAATTAGCTTGTTTGTGGGTATCTCAGAGTCTTCAGGGAATTGGCTTAAGTAGAGAAAACATGGTTTCAGGTGATAAGGTAAGTCATAGTAACTTAAATCCAACACCTCAGCTAATCTTGATTGCCTTTCAAGTTCCTCTCCTTTTATCAGGtaggaaaatatatatttatgtattgtTTCCCACTCGCTGACTGTGTCTTTCGTCGCCAAGAGCCCTCCAAGCACAATGATTGCTAAAGGCAGACCAGCACATTTCACAACCATTTCCTTGCCTAATCTCTTGAAGTCATTGTAGACTGTGAACTCTGCAAAATTCATACTCTTACATTCAATAAACATGAGGATGCTACTTAAAACATGCATACTTGATACTTCTACTTAAAAAGGTACATGTAAAGTTCCTACACATGCCATCTTTCAACATAAAAGGTATGCAGAACCCACAGTGCTGAAGCATAAAATAGTTCATTGTTAAGACATATTCTCAAAAGTAAAACGGGCCATACCCTTTGATACATctaattatgataaaaaaaaacaatggTCTAATGTCAACAATTGAACAAAATAAATTCAGAAATTCTGCATAAGTTTAGTGGCAAGTGCAGATTAAGTCCTAAGTCCTGATAAAGCATGTGAGGAGTAATGAAACAAGCAAAATGGACAAGAGTAAGAGGATAAATATTATCCTATTAGGTACCTGGATCGTCGTTTCGTGGAAAAGCTTTCTTTTGAAACAATGCCCAACTTGCTTCTTCATTCAGGCACTTTGGCTCATGAAGCAAGCCTTTACTATCTACATGCAGAGCAATGGCTTTATTGCGCGATGTGAAAACTATCTTACTCCTTGTGTTTTCTAAAGGAAAGGCATGCTTCATTTTGTCCCAATCCCCGTTGCTCCATATGTCATCAAGGATGATCAAACATTTCTTATCTTGCTGAACTTTGTACAGCTTCTTTGCTAATTCCTCATCCCTCAATTTCATGATCTCATCCCTCTCCTCTTTGGTAGGAGAAGTAAGCTTAATCAAAATTCCCTCCCAAACTTCTCTTTTCTTGCATTGCTGAGATATATAAATCCATGCAAAACCATCAAAGTGGCGCCTAATGGCATTATGATAGTAAACTTTTTTGGCAAGTGTTGTTTTACCAAGACCACCCATCCCACAAATGAAAACTGTTCTAGAATGCTGATCTTGATTCAACAACCATTCAACCACCTGTGCTATGTCCTCATCCAATCCAACAATGAACTCTTCAACTATGTGAGAATAAGACCATCTTAGTTCCTTTTGATTCTCAAATTCGATGCGCAATTTTTCTCTGTCTCTTTCCTCTAAACCATAAGTTTGCAGGCTTCTTGTGAGGTCAGATATTTTAGAGTTAATGGACATAATCTCAGACCCAACCTTGTGAAGATAGGTGCCTTTGTAGAGAGGATTCTTTGTTCCAACATTGATTGCATAATTCTCAATCACATCCTCGGCATCATAAGCTAGTCTTCTGATCTCTAATATCCGATCCTGGATTCTCTCATCTTGGTCTTGCCTTCTCTCAGCATCTTTTAGGAAGCATTGCATCCTCCTCAGTTCAGTCTGCAATTTTTCGACATTGCTTTTCACACCACGCAACAAGTTGGCCTCTTCAACAAGTAGGTCGCTAAGCCTTTCAATTGTGAAGGACACAACCGCCTCAACCATTATAACAACTCTGTTTCCTTCAGTTACAGACAAATACTTCTCATTAGCCACAAATCAGATCTGAATTGGAGGCATAAAACATAATTAGGCCTTAACTGTCTGTCAATTAGATTTTGAAGAACAAATAGTTGTGATTCAATTACACAAATTTCTGGTTACCTAGAAAACATATCCTAGTTATTTACCTAACTAACATTAtcgaataaataaataaataaataactatgcAGATGGAAATTTTCAAACTAAGAGAGCAAAAGGAAGGCTAAAAATGAAAGGGGTTTGTGAACTAGTTATTACCAGATTTACAAAGACTTATATAGTTATATGTCTAATATGTTCATCCTATCCTATGCTTGTTCCAGGAACAACAAAAATAGTGAAATAATAAATAGAGAAGCCGATTCAGAAAGCATGATATACAGTACAAGTAGATTTAGAGATGACCTTGGTTTTGTTGAGAATATGGAGCAGTGATTGTGAAGGCAGTGGTTCACCAATCACCAGTGATGGGGGTTGAGCATGTAAGTTTCCTCTTCCAAACTCTCTGAGCTGCGTGTAAGACTTGTTAGTTGACTTTGGTGCATGCTCATTGATTGCTGCTTCATTAGTCTCagttataaattattattattattattattattattattattattattattattattattattattattattattattattattattattattattattatattacatactttttgtttGTATAGATTCTTATCTAGATATAAGTCTTAACAATTGATGTTTAGGAACTTCAAAATTGCTAATGAACCTGTACACTTGTTTCTCATATTGATTTATATATAATCGTATTTTGCTTTTCAtccatatttatttatttttttattactattaCTATGTTGGTGATTTTGCATGTACATTTATAtctctattttttaattaagtaaCGTAAATTTATCCACGTCAAATTACTTATTTTTATCCAATTATATTTGGAAAACAGTGTGATATATTTCTTTCTCAAATTCCGTCGCTATACTCTTTCGTACAGCAAAGTTGCAGTCCTGTTGCAATGAAAATATCTGAACTCTTTTTACTCAATTATTGAACTTTTTTGGCTGAATTATAGAGCACTATTGAACTAAACTACTTTATTGACTCAATTATTGAACATGTGTACGGGAGAAAAAAGTAAGTTTAGGCATTATTAGAAGGGCTTCTCTGAGCTGGATCGGAGTAAGAGACTACAGCATCAAGGTGTGTGAAGATTTGTTTCTGCATTTAATCTTCAGGTACTTCACTCTCCTTCTATTGCATTTATCAGATTATGTTATGAgcatttatatataaattttgtaaattaGTATCATTTTATTTAGTTTAGACTTGTTTTACATACATTACTGCCAACACAGAAATTGGCCAGTATATATCTACTTTTAGCTTAATTATATTTAGACTAGTTTTACATTCTCCTGGAGCCTTTACGACCCACACATGGTGATGATGCTTTGACAACTGCATAGGTGTATGAAATTGAAATAATGATGATATTGAAATCTTTGGGGTTTTGTGGTTGGAAGACGAATGAAAGTTCATCATCAAAGAGGGAGTATAAAACAGTAATAGAAGAGCTATGCCATCAATTTTGCATGGAAGATATTAGAAAAGCAACCAACAACTTGGACAAGAAACTTCTCCTTGTAGAAGCCACCAATAATTTTTGGTTGTACAAAGGTTGTGTCAAGTATAACGGTACAAGTGATTATACAATTACAATAAAACGCGGGAACCCtactaaaaagaaaaatgaggaGGATAGCACCCGTTCATATATGGTGAAGGAAATTGAGGTGCTATGTCAGCTTCGTCACCCAAATATAATCTCACTTATAGGCTTCTGCGACAATGAAAATGAAATCATTGCTGTGTACGAATACATGGCCAATGGATCACTTGATGATTACTTGACAAATAGGAATAACCAACCACTTTCATGGAAGAAAAGACTAGAGATCTGCATCGGAGTAGCACGTGCTCTACACTATCTTCACTCAGGAGTCAAGCGCGTTATCATTCATCGTCTTATAAATTCAAGTTATATTCTTTTGGATAACAATATGATGCCCAAACTTGCATATTTTGGACATTCCTTGCAAGGACCACTCTCTACCTCCAAGCCAAAACCAATTATAGATGTTCTTCAGggtaatttaatttatcttttttatattattattattattattattattattattattattattattagtagtagtagtagtagttatTATGATAAAGTATCAAATTTTTATTCCAAATGTTTTGAAGTaagtattaatataatttttaatgtttttttttttcattttttccctAAGAAACTATTTTAAAGTAACTAAATATTGTCGCCACTGTTAATTCggtaaaaaataactaatagtCTAATAGAACAtataatacaaattaaaataacttagtcttatataatataaaaacatAAATGAGCGGTGGTGAGTgaacaaaaaaaacataatatcctcaatttttttgtaatttttttttaaattcatcaGCACAAGTCATGTGAAGGATAAggttaaataattttaaaatatttataacacaaataatcaaatagaacaaaaaaaattgaaaagtaaTATTAATACTTATTTCAAAACGATTGACCTAATATTTTGCACTTGTGATTActcttattaattattataaggTGATATTAAAGTAGATTAATATTatataactaataaaatttattatttttattaatattatttaactaatattgtaaattttaattattaaattctaattataaattttaatgatataaaaataaagtattcATTAAATGTTGATTAATATTGATAAAATGTGTTGTTTTTATATCttatatcaaaatataaaaatattatttgtacaccAAAATTAGCTATTAAAATCAGTCAGTAAATATATTTATGCATAAATACATGGTTTAATCTAttttcaatatttatttatattctaacatatattttatattagtagctgattttagtgtatgattaatctaaataattaaactaagaaTGGTTTCTTCACTTACAGGTAGAATTGGATACATCTCCCCTGAACTTTTTTCTTGTGGCATCTACACTGATAAATGTGATGTTTACTCTTTTGGTAACGTTCTACTAGATGTATGCGGCAGAAAGGACAAGGATTTGTTGGTCAAGAAGGCCAATATATTTGCAAGCCTACACTTCGAGAGGACGAGTGAATTCTGGTTAAGGGTGCTCTCACGTAAGAGGATCCCTATAGAAGAGATGGTTGATCCAGATCTTAACGGAAAGATTGCTCCCGAGTGTTGGGATGCAGTAATGAATATTGCTCAAAGATGCATAGAATATGAAGCAGATGAGCGACCAACAATGGGTGAAGTAGAGTTGTTGCTTGAGCGTGCTCTCTCATTGCAGCAACAAGCTGATGATATTACAAACACCAATGCTGCTCATTACACCTTATCCTCCACCACCTATATTTATGAGGGACCATCAATTTGTATTGATGCCAATAACATAGAGGATATACTAAGCCATCAATTTTCCCGAGCTGATCTTGCACTAATGACCGGAAATTTCGATGAGAGAAAAATAATTGGAAAAGGTAGTTTTGGGGAATTGTACCAAGGTCGTGTCAGACTTAAAAGGTCTAACAGATAATTACTACTATCTTATCGCAATCAAGAAGATGCATTGGCCATCAATTTGTTATTCTGAGATGCAATTCAAGTTCAgggaagaaattgagaaaatcTGTGTGAGTCGCCATCCAAATTTGGTGTCTCTTTTAGGATTCTGCGATGATGGTGGTGATGCTGCTGCtactgatgatgatgatgatttttattctgttgatgatgataatgatgatgatgccAAGATACTTGTATCCGAGTTCATACAGAATGGAAGTCTACTTTCTAATCTGCATGAGAGTCATCGGAATAAGAAAGCTCTGACATGGAAGAAACGACTGCAAATATGCATTGGAGTAACACAAGGACTACACTACCTTCACACAGCATCCATTTTTCACCGTAACATTAAACTTACTAACATCCTTTTGGATCGCGCTATGGTGCCTAAACTCTCTGATTTTGGGTTTCCCTGGTCAAACCCAATACATGCAGGTAATTTTTCTTTGCATTTTACATTTGGCGCCTAAATGTATTGCGTGATTATGGTTAATGCATTATTTAGGTTCTACTTGTAAGAGAAACCAAATAATTCTCACCAATGCAAGGACTTACACAGGGTGTTATGCTGCTCCTGAATGGTCTGAAGGCCATGACTTCACAGATAAGTGTGATGTTTACTCTTTTGGTATAGTTCTCCTACAAGTGGTATTCACGAGCAAGCTACCGCTTATTGAGGGGGAAAGTG
This window contains:
- the LOC130976879 gene encoding putative disease resistance protein At1g50180, with amino-acid sequence MVEAVVSFTIERLSDLLVEEANLLRGVKSNVEKLQTELRRMQCFLKDAERRQDQDERIQDRILEIRRLAYDAEDVIENYAINVGTKNPLYKGTYLHKVGSEIMSINSKISDLTRSLQTYGLEERDREKLRIEFENQKELRWSYSHIVEEFIVGLDEDIAQVVEWLLNQDQHSRTVFICGMGGLGKTTLAKKVYYHNAIRRHFDGFAWIYISQQCKKREVWEGILIKLTSPTKEERDEIMKLRDEELAKKLYKVQQDKKCLIILDDIWSNGDWDKMKHAFPLENTRSKIVFTSRNKAIALHVDSKGLLHEPKCLNEEASWALFQKKAFPRNDDPEFTVYNDFKRLGKEMVVKCAGLPLAIIVLGGLLATKDTVSEWETIHKYIFSYLIKGEELERQSRLAEVLDLSYYDLPYHLKPCFLYLSQFPEDSEIPTNKLIQLWVAEGVVSSQYENERGETMEDVAERYLGNLISRCMVQVGQMGSTGTIKTCRLHDLMRDLCLSKATKEQFLYIIGGVQQNSTTNSASSSSLSDARKTGGVRRLAVFLDQQVDQLIPHDELVNYRLRSLLYFHEKKCRLNDWPIIKVLFAKFKFLRVLDLEGIKGQKGQSLPKEVGNLIWLKFLSLKRTRIQILPSSLGNLENLQTLNLQTVSKVSWDSTVEIPNVISKLKRLRHLYLPSWCGNDDNQLQLEHLTNLQTLVNFPASKCNVKDLLKLKKLRKLVLNDPRYFEQFCEIFNPPNDRLECLESLSLRTDMLSFPDKAVNLEKLVLGCPSLRKLKIEGRVERLPEASLFPPHLAKLTLWGSRLMEDPMVTLEKLPNLKFLNGWEMFIGKKMACSQNGFPQLKSLVFRGLPNLEEWTVENQAMPNLYRLGISDCNKLKTVPDGLKFVSGLREIEIRWMPKSFKTRLATDGEDYHKVQHVPSIVFLN
- the LOC130973733 gene encoding receptor-like protein kinase FERONIA isoform X1; the protein is MMILKSLGFCGWKTNESSSSKREYKTVIEELCHQFCMEDIRKATNNLDKKLLLVEATNNFWLYKGCVKYNGTSDYTITIKRGNPTKKKNEEDSTRSYMVKEIEVLCQLRHPNIISLIGFCDNENEIIAVYEYMANGSLDDYLTNRNNQPLSWKKRLEICIGVARALHYLHSGVKRVIIHRLINSSYILLDNNMMPKLAYFGHSLQGPLSTSKPKPIIDVLQGRIGYISPELFSCGIYTDKCDVYSFGNVLLDVCGRKDKDLLVKKANIFASLHFERTSEFWLRVLSRKRIPIEEMVDPDLNGKIAPECWDAVMNIAQRCIEYEADERPTMGEVELLLERALSLQQQADDITNTNAAHYTLSSTTYIYEGPSICIDANNIEDILSHQFSRADLALMTGNFDERKIIGKGSFGELYQGRVRLKRSNR
- the LOC130976885 gene encoding receptor-like protein kinase FERONIA translates to MGFPFFSSLSCFGDSSQRVTNPSSSDPTLISTEPPSSIITELCHQFTLAEIQSVTRNFEKSLGESRFGIVHRGYVGNTSKPVAVKQYKKDSGFGFLEFKNEVVLLSQLHHPNLISLVGFCVERNELILVNELLPKGNLYHHLHGRNIHPLPWKRRLQICIGVARGLHYLHTGAKYTIIHRDIKTNNILLDDNWEPKISGLTLSKRVSLKSSKSLKRTESDIKGTYGYKDPEYERTGVLTEKSDVYSFGVVLLEVVSAKPPREIYREYLEDCNQSLESYAERNVDRFLKSKIEPDCWKIFVDITERCLLAEGRERPDMGEVEVELQHALQFQEEADRI
- the LOC130976884 gene encoding receptor-like protein kinase FERONIA yields the protein MLVQDQYSILFQNTAQKMGVLSVLSCFIKPSSDSNPTLMSAKPPSSIVNELCHQFSLAEIQAAIARNSNEFSKLGQPRGLKNVFKGYLQNSNIPIAIKRCSIGSFSQQLFSEFKNEIVLLCQLHHPNLMPLTGFCIERNKLIIVYEYMSNGSLVDHLHHINHDPLSWKRRLQICIGVARGLHYLHTGAKHVIVHRHIKTSNILLDDNWEPKVSGLSLSKRVPLSISKSLIRVESDVKGTFGYLDPEYVRTGMLTEKSDVFSFGVVLLEVVSTRTIQKERLYNQIHSMKSYAEEIVDPFLKSKIDPDCWRTFVDITERCLAEDGRERPDMGEVELELEHALQLQEEADAKIIGSENFDRI
- the LOC130973734 gene encoding receptor-like protein kinase ANXUR2: MQFKFREEIEKICVSRHPNLVSLLGFCDDGGDAAATDDDDDFYSVDDDNDDDAKILVSEFIQNGSLLSNLHESHRNKKALTWKKRLQICIGVTQGLHYLHTASIFHRNIKLTNILLDRAMVPKLSDFGFPWSNPIHAGCYAAPEWSEGHDFTDKCDVYSFGIVLLQVVFTSKLPLIEGESDPILKGMIAPQCWEVFLDITRRCLKFEANERPSMNEVISQLEHALALQEEADANTSDEYNLLSMTFDDDALLGRRLC
- the LOC130973733 gene encoding receptor-like protein kinase FERONIA isoform X3, with amino-acid sequence MEDIRKATNNLDKKLLLVEATNNFWLYKGCVKYNGTSDYTITIKRGNPTKKKNEEDSTRSYMVKEIEVLCQLRHPNIISLIGFCDNENEIIAVYEYMANGSLDDYLTNRNNQPLSWKKRLEICIGVARALHYLHSGVKRVIIHRLINSSYILLDNNMMPKLAYFGHSLQGPLSTSKPKPIIDVLQGRIGYISPELFSCGIYTDKCDVYSFGNVLLDVCGRKDKDLLVKKANIFASLHFERTSEFWLRVLSRKRIPIEEMVDPDLNGKIAPECWDAVMNIAQRCIEYEADERPTMGEVELLLERALSLQQQADDITNTNAAHYTLSSTTYIYEGPSICIDANNIEDILSHQFSRADLALMTGNFDERKIIGKGSFGELYQGRVRLKRSNR
- the LOC130973733 gene encoding receptor-like protein kinase FERONIA isoform X2, which gives rise to MMILKSLGFCGWKTNESSSSKREYKTVIEELCHQFCMEDIRKATNNLDKKLLLVEATNNFWLYKGCVKYNGTSDYTITIKRGNPTKKKNEEDSTRSYMVKEIEVLCQLRHPNIISLIGFCDNENEIIAVYEYMANGSLDDYLTNRNNQPLSWKKRLEICIGVARALHYLHSGVKRVIIHRLINSSYILLDNNMMPKLAYFGHSLQGPLSTSKPKPIIDVLQDVCGRKDKDLLVKKANIFASLHFERTSEFWLRVLSRKRIPIEEMVDPDLNGKIAPECWDAVMNIAQRCIEYEADERPTMGEVELLLERALSLQQQADDITNTNAAHYTLSSTTYIYEGPSICIDANNIEDILSHQFSRADLALMTGNFDERKIIGKGSFGELYQGRVRLKRSNR